The following are encoded in a window of Coregonus clupeaformis isolate EN_2021a chromosome 34, ASM2061545v1, whole genome shotgun sequence genomic DNA:
- the tnnt2c gene encoding troponin T2c, cardiac, with protein MSDTEDIVEYEQEEEEEEEEEEVNEEEEVEEAPEVEEEAEEEQEEDEEDEEEREHVEGSEGENKPRTKYITNIAPPKLPDGEKVDFDDLHRKRLEKDFNDLQSLIEMHFSSRQKEEEELVALRNRIECRRADRAEQQRVRTEQNIERQARLAEERTRREEEAKLRAEEDARKKKVFSNKAFGGYIQKGDVKKCKKLTGREKKTKALLERRKPLNIDHLNQERLAEKSRELWQWLRQLHAEKFDLAEKLKRQKYDVNVLRNRVSDHQRGSKVAKATRGAKKLR; from the coding sequence ATGTCTGACACAGAGGATATTGTGGAATacgagcaggaggaggaggaggaggaggaggaggaggaggtgaacgaggaggaggaagtagaggaggcacctgaggtggaagaggaggctgaagaagagcaggaggaggacgaggaggatgaggaggagagggaacacgTGGAGGGGAGCGAGGGGGAGAACAAGCCACGGACCAAGTACATTACCAACATCGCTCCTCCCAAGCTGCCCGACGGCGAGAAGGTAGACTTTGATGACCTCCACCGCAAGAGGCTGGAGAAGGACTTCAATGACCTGCAGAGCCTGATCGAGATGCACTTCTCCAGCCgccagaaagaggaggaggagcttGTGGCCCTCCGCAACCGCATCGAGTGCCGCCGTGCCGACCGTGCCGAGCAGCAGCGTGTGCGCACCGAACAGAACATTGAGCGCCAGGCCCGTCTTGCTGAGGAGCGGACCCGCCGGGAAGAGGAGGCCAAGCTCCGCGCCGAGGAGGATGCCAGGAAGAAGAAGGTCTTCTCCAACAAGGCGTTCGGCGGCTACATACAGAAGGGGGACGTGAAGAAGTGCAAGAAGCTGACGGGGCGCGAGAAGAAAACCAAGGCTCTGTTGGAACGCCGCAAGCCCCTCAACATCGACCACCTCAACCAGGAGAGGCTGGCGGAGAAGTCCCGTGAGCTCTGGCAGTGGCTGCGCCAGCTGCACGCTGAGAAGTTTGACCTGGCCGAGAAGCTGAAGAGGCAGAAGTACGACGTGAACGTGCTGCGGAACCGCGTCAGCGACCACCAGAGGGGCTCCAAGGTGGCCAAGGCAACCCGCGGGGCGAAGAAGTTACGTTAG
- the LOC121579055 gene encoding nectin-1-like — translation MNNQTYLWVLVGIFLMLTQTGVGIRVISYNGRPTVTQGQHADLTCELIETDEELIQISWQKSTRGYRANHNFFIITPTYGPSHVKGRGDRVGFIGNTTALVGSIRLGDVSLTDEGVYTCIFTVFPSGPYMTEIHLNVQIPPVISVAVETPPVVAEGQESILATCTAANAKPPAEVQWSTASARLPLSLTTSTNTTLNPDDTTTVRVHLKGEPSRVMHQQEVQCLVNHTTLSQQRVIPYELDVHYPPNSVKFILHERAPQVLAFQCVVDANPTPTEFTWKRLNRSNLSETGGLLELEKVGSDFSGLYSCEVSNPYGAASGFLYVHKVDQRSIAPVALWVFLPILLLLLCVVAVSLWLLFSRGPLRERAMALFFCRGETSQNQGKVSRKELQDSPASESVEVEKQKGAV, via the exons ATGAACAATCAAACATATTTGTGGGTTCTGGTGGGCATCTTTCTCATGCTGACTCAGACTGGAGTTG GTATCAGAGTCATCTCTTACAATGGCCGCCCAACAGTGACTCAAGGACAACACGCAGACTTGACCTGTGAGCTCATAGAGACAGACGAGGAGCTCATCCAGATCTCATGGCAGAAGAGTACCAGGGGTTACCGTGCCAACCACAACTTCTTCATCATCACCCCAACCTATGGTCCATCACATGTCAAAGGGCGGGGGGACAGGGTGGGCTTCATTGGGAACACCACAGCACTGGTGGGCTCTATCCGACTGGGGGATGTGTCCCTGACTGATGAGGGTGTCTACACCTGCATCTTCACTGTGTTCCCCAGTGGGCCATACATGACAGAGATCCACCTCAATGTCCAAA TTCCTCCTGTGATTTCGGTTGCTGTGGAGACTCCACCCGTGGTTGCTGAGGGGCAGGAGAGCATCTTGGCCACATGCACAGCGGCTAACGCCAAGCCCCCTGCAGAGGTACAGTGGAGCACGGCCAGTGCAAGACTACCACTGAGTCTGACAACCTCAACCAACACTACACTGAACCCAGACGACACCACCACGGTGAGGGTCCATCTGAAGGGAGAGCCCTCCAGAGTCATGCACCAACAGGAGGTTCAGTGCCTGGTAAACCACACCACTCTGAGCCAGCAGAGGGTCATTCCCTATGAGCTAGATGTACACT ATCCTCCAAATTCGGTCAAATTCATCCTTCATGAGAGAGCACCCCAGGTACTGGCGTTTCAGTGTGTAGTAGATGCCAACCCCACTCCAACAGAGTTCACATGGAAGAG ACTGAATAGATCAAATCTCAGCGAGACTGGGGGCTTGTTGGAGTTAGAGAAGGTGGGCTCTGACTTCAGTGGTCTGTACAGCTGTGAGGTGTCCAACCCATACGGAGCAGCATCTGGTTTCCTGTATGTGCATAAAG TTGATCAGCGCTCCATTGCACCAGTAGCCTTGTGGGTtttcctccccatcctcctcctcctcctctgcgtTGTAGCTGTATCTCTCTGGCTATTATTTTCCAGAGGACCCCTGAGAGAGAG AGCCATGGCACTGTTTTTTTGTAGAGGAGAGACCAGCCAAAACCAAGGAAAGGTAAGCCGTAAAGAACTCCAGGATTCTCCAGCTTCTGAGTCCGTTGAGGTTGAGAAACAGAAAGGTGCAGTTTGA